A segment of the Corylus avellana chromosome ca2, CavTom2PMs-1.0 genome:
ACAAATTTGCCTGAGCTACCGGCCGGCCTCACACCACTATTGCAagattccttaaaaaaaaacaaaaaaaatgtttcactcTTAGATTGAGACGATTTGACACGCAATATGTTTCCGAGTGGTGACGTGGTGCGTCTTTCGAGAAGTGTTGAGAATTTCGAGTATACATCATCACTCGGAAAACTATGcttcaacaaagaccatatatgataggaaccgatatatatatagaaggaaaagaaaacacaaatgTCTTGTATATCtgaaagaacaagaaaatatcTGATTAAATGGTTTGGCCTCTTCCACACACAATTAATGGAGAAAATATCTGAAGAAATGGTTTTCTGTCAAATACAACAGAAAACCATTTCTTCAGATATTTTCTTCTAAACGAGGACTCTGATTTTTTGGAGGGGCACCCTTCTGCCTGTAAAGTGATGATGATTGGCAGCACGCGCGGGCGTCGCCGCGcccgatttaaaaaaaattttttttttttttttttttaagctcaGCGACGCAGTACCAATGCGCCGTGCTGATTGATCTCGAAACTTAGATCCACCCCTCATCTCTGATATTTTATGGTTCATGATGTGTACAACACCTTACGTGGGCTACGATGGGAGTAATGATGGAatgcacgcctggcgtgcatcaacaatgatgcacgccaggcacaaaatttttttttttattattttattatttttaaaaaaaaaaaaaaaaaattttttgcactggcgtgcgtgggcgtgccacgcacgccgcgtgctttGTATCATTACTCTAGGATGGTCCTAGAGGGGACCACCATGCAGGGCTATGGCCTCCCACCACTATTGCAAGATTCCTTAAAAATTTGTCGTACGTTATATTCTTGGGCAAAAGAATTTTTGTCTGGCCCTGGACTCTGGTCATTAAGACTGTGTTTGGCAATAGAATGGAAAATGGAAGCAAAACAGTaaagatttaattgatatgagagaaaaaaataaaaatattttgtataaaaaagtgaaaaaaaatattttgtagtaatttttttatttgactagtaataaaaagtgactgatatgatgtaaaaagtaaaaatgttaagattaattttgagaaaaaaaaaaaaaaaaaaaattgggacttTGGGTCCTTGAGTTCGGCCCTTCCCAAACACAGCCTAAAAGGTTCTCCAATTATATGACACTAGTCCCAGCCTCTCGGTCCCAATCAGGCTAGAATTTTAAGAAGGCGCGcagcattatttatttttgaacaaatttcaCCTAActcctaaaatttttatttttttaattatcttctaACGTTTAAAAACCCTTAATTTAATTTCTCATGATAGGCATGTTGGAAGCTGTAGAAAGCCTCACAAAAAGAAggattttaatgaagaaaagaTTGAGAACTTTTCTCTCTAAAAGGAAGTTTTAAAGTGTTGCTGATAGAAGCCTAGGGTTAAATATGACTGTAGGAGACTTGTTCTTGAATCAAAATTTtggatgatattttttttttctttctcaaattccTTTATTTCATTGTAATTGGAGGTAGAAGCAAAATCAGCTTCTGCAATGGATGTTTTACCATCATCAATCAATTCATAAAGAGAGTGCTACACATACTTTGGTCATTTTCTTGTGTGGCATTGAAAACACATTCGAATGATATAACAAATGaaagtatatatagtatttaattatgatttaattttcaCCGTCACATCAGGAGTGAGCCAACGTCGAAAATTTGCACACCAACTCACTTCTAAGTGCTGACTTTAGTAGGTtggatctttgcaaaaaaagtTGATCTATTTATATAGGGGAATGTCAggtattcttctagtgttctcctaatGTCCTCCTAATCCTAGgtagaaaaacttttacaaactgatatagcacaacatgattaggtttttcaaaatttgatcttatcatatatccaatcatgttgtaccacatcagtttgtagaagtttttctataaaatttgtttgtaagcctagcattcctcattattttctaaaaaagcaaaaaagaaactttCCTTATTTCACTCactttgtttttagaaaataatatccacttaagACAAGAAAAACACTAGGAGAGCACCTAATATTTCcctttaaaatatttcttttctcttgttcTCCTTGTTGATTTGCCTGAATAGGTAAAAGATTTTGAAACCAACAACAGTATTGGATACGATCTCTTAAAAACCAAACCCCTAATTCCAAATTTGCAAATGCCTTCCTTTATTATCACTTTGCAAACTTTTGTTACCAAATAATTCATATTCTTTATTACCCAAATCATGATGAAAATTGTATATAAATTCAAAtggaaatgttaggtgttcttctattGTTCTCCTGGTGtgctcccaactgtgatgtggcttttaaaatcaccaatagattaaaagtcaataatgataaactcaaattcaacgataattttaaaaatcacatcacagttgagatAACATCatgagaacactagaagaacacctaaaaatgtatattattttcaGTACAAGACAGACCAATTAAACTAAGGTTACCTTTTGTGTAtccaccaaaaaagaaaagtcctACCTTTTATGatgtatcaaaaaaaaaaaaaaaaaagcgatcctctccatttcagtTGAAATGTAAAGGAACCAGTTAGTTATTTTAGAATAGCAAAAttgttcccaaaaaaataaaatgacaaatttgCCCTCTTTGAATGAACTAACCGGCTCctaaatggagaggatcatattccaaaaaaaaaaaaaaaggttttgctCATCTTATTTAATTGGGAAAAAATGCAATTCagtcaaaaaaaacaattttttctacAGTCAAATTTTATCTATtaacttaacaaattctatTAGTATAACACTAACTTAAATAGGACACGTGTTGCAATCTTATTGACCCTAGCGTGTCAAACATTCGGAATCTGTTAAATCAgtggacgaaatttgactgtagggagtaaattatttttttcgcATACCTTAAAAACCTCTAAGTTCATatagactaattttgcatttattttcctatttaatttatttatttacttttttcagTTTAAGATGAGAATTGAAGCCAAATCAGAGCATGATACTTACCGGTCTTGTATTTGAGTTACTTATGGTGACAATGTTCCAAGTACCGCAACTTCGTATGTAGGGATACAATTCGTGTTACATCAAggaatatgtataaaattatataagtcaacaCTCAACCCATTTACTAAACAAGTCAAACCTTTTAATCTTTatcccttaattttattttcaaaaaaaaaaaaaaaaattgctaatttcTTGTCGTCATATTCCAAAAATTGCTAATATTTAGGACTGCCAATTTAATTGACAAAATTGGCAGTCCTAAATATTACATGTCACGTTTATATCATGTTGAAGTAttggtataagactatataggtcggTCATAATCTAACccaattaattaaaagagtcagaTCCATCAATCTTAATctactaatttcgtgttgagttcatATCGAGTTCGTGGCTCATCTCAAAGATTGTCTCTAATATCATCTATGTATTTATGGTCATCTTTTTTCTGTTTGATTCGTGaagaatataataattaatacatacatgagatatgctatagtgcaataaaaaaaccatttttagCCCATAAAAATCCTAGGTGGTAAGAGGTTATAGGCTTATCAGTGGGTGGAGTCACAACAATTATAGATGGAGCCTATGATCTCTTGCCACCTAACactttatgggcaaaaaatgatcattttattgcattatagcATTTCTTTACATACATAGATATAGAAATCATTAAGGCCAACTTTGAGAAACGACGTCAtcttccccccctttttttttggcgcAAATCCCTCAATTGTCAGCACATATCTACGTTGTCAGAATCGTAAGGACAATTGAGAATGAATTTAATCGTATCTAAGTGACACTCTAAGAACTCTTTCATAAATTTAGTACACAGTTAATGCAATTGCCTATGCAATGCCCTGACAGCCTAAATCCTTGTCGTCCTTACTTGTCAAAATTAAGGATGATACTATAAATGTGTTTAATTTATTGCTTTCAGAAACAATATTCTCTTCTATTCAAgatttatttagtatttatttatttattttgtaagttATTCAAGATTTATTTCAAACTATAGAAATAGGGAAGAAACTATTGGTATGGTTGAGATGAAAGGTATCTTATTGGGGCTGATATTTGGGTTTACCATAGGGTGGATAGTTGGAGTTGGAGCAGCCTTTGTATTGTATTCTGTGTTCTTCTGCATTAAAACCCAGATAGAGAGTAATTCTCCCATACCTAGCCGTGGGGTTGATTCCACCACGGCATTTTCAGATTCAAATGTTGGTCAAGAAACACCCAGAACATCTGAATGGAGTAGCCTGCCTCAGTGGTTGGAAGGGCTTAAAAGAAACAATGTTGTTTCAGCATGTGGGATACCAAAGTGTTCTTACAAGTATGGCTACTGATCTTCTGCATAACtatgattctctctctttttgtatttgttctTCATTTGAGTTTTCTTGTAACCTTGTCGATTTAAACTGTTTGCCCAGGGATATACAAAAAGCAACTCTTGATTTTACTACAAGCATAGGGGAAGGAGCATTTGGCCCTGTTTACAAGGCGCAGATGGCCACTGGTGAGACGGTTGCTGTTAAAATTCTTGCCACAAATTCTAGGCAAGGGAAGAATGATTTCCTGAGTGAGGTATTGATGAATTCATCATATGTTGCATTCATTTGAAGTAGTATGCCTGCATCTATGTGCATATTTCttggttttgattcttttgGATTTGCAAGCATGCCTATGTTATTTAGTTTTTGGATTCTATGTCTGCAGATATTGtttggaaaggaaaaagaatgatTCAGTTGGGAACCATTGTATTAATATTCATGTGCAATCCATGACACCCTTACAATCAGATGGGAATCATGAAACACCCATTTGAAAGATGTGAAATATAAATTGCACTTATAAATGCTACAATAGGAAGATCTCTTTTTCATAGTTAAGCAAAAGGAACTTTGATATTggaaaacaaaatattcacCTTACTGATAATCAGTAAAGTGAACCTTCTTTTCCCCTGTTTGTCTCAGGTTTTGTTACTTGGAAGATTACACCACAAAAACCTTGTGAACTTGGTGGGCTATGGTGCAGAAAGAGGGCAGCATATGCTTCTTTATCTTTACATGAGCAATGGCAGTCTTGCTTCTCATCTATACAGTAAGAAACGAACCAATTTTCTTCAAGGCAATTTTATCATGGAGAAACTtaaaaatctctcttttttttttgagaaaaaaacagAACTTTGTCCTgaagcattttctttttggggCAAATGGGAACATTTTATCGAAGAGAAGAATTAATACATCATAGATTCATAATGAAACTCAAAGCCTTAGCTTGGGTGTCTCTGGCCTTAACAATCTCAAAGCTACTTAATTGTCTTGGCTATTTATCAAATtctattttcaacttttttcatATATGAATGCTGAGCAAGGCTCTTATTGGAGGGGGCTGAATTAGGCTTGTTTGGCAATGCTTTTTAGGGtacctttttgctttttaacataaaagtaaaagtattaacaaacaactcaaaacacaaaatactcactcaacactcaaaattactttcaatctttatgttacatcataaccaaaaagcaaaaaacgcCCTACAAAAAGTTTTGGCAAACGAACTTCCCTTTATGATGCACATTAACAAAATGTTTGGAAGTGCAGGTGAGAATCAGAATCCGTTGAGCTGGGATTTAAGGATTCAAATAGCACTAGATGTAGCAAGGGGATTGGAATATCTACATTATGGGgtatgctttgttttgtttgccAAGCTAGTAGAACCCACTCCAGTACTTATTCATCTTCATCTAAATTGACAGGCCTTTCCTCCTGTTGTGCATCGTGACATTAAATCTTCTAACATATTGCTGGATACGTCCATGAGAGCCCGAGTATGTCTTCTGGATGGTTTTCTGCTTATGTTTGAATATAAAACCTTTTTCACTCTGACAAATGTAATAATCAGTAATATCAACTGAGCAGATTGCTGATTTTGGGCTTTCAAGAGAGGAGATGATTAAGCCATGTTCATCTAATGTCAGAGGAACTTTGGGATACCTTGACCCTGAATATGTGTCAACAAGGACCTTTACTAAGAAAACTGATGTCTACAGTTTTGGAGTGCTACTGTTTGAAATAATTTCAGGCAGGAATCCCCAACAGGGTCTCATGGAACATGTGGAGCTAGTAAGAACTCTATTCATGTGTGTCTAGTTGCTGAAGTATATTAgcaccttttattttatgtaaaagTCTATGTGATTCGTTTCTTGCTATCCACCTTAATGCCATTACATTGACATTCTATATTTTTGTGATGAATAGGCAGCAATGGATATGGAGGGTGAAAGTGGATGGGAAGAAATTGTGGATTCTCAACTTGATGGAAATTTTGATCCCCAAGAACTCGATGGAGTGGCTGCTATTGCTTTCAAATGTGTCAATCATGTTTCCAATCTACGGCCTTCTATGAGAGATATAGTTCAGGCACTATATCAGATTATTAAGATGAGACGTGGAAGGAAGCATCACAAGCGAATTTCATCTGCCACAGCAGATGAAATCCACATTGAAATTGCCCAGCTAGGAATCCCAGATCCTTCCTTTGTTGAACGTtgaaaaaagtacaattctAGGCTACTTTTACAGTcaattgaaagagaaatataatgCATAAGAGGCAATATGTCAAAACACTTTGAAATGAGATACAAAGTCTTACCTCGCAAATGCATATCAGCCACTGGTTTGGCTGGTAAAGCAGATGTGATGTATTTCAATAGTTTTGACTTCTTCAAGCATGATTATTTGATAGCTTTAGGTTCCTGATATTTTCAAGCAGAGCTGCTAGATTGCTTTATATTCTTGGTAAACGACAAGTCTACCATGCGAAACTCAAGCAAATTTTTTAGATGTTATTATACAATACTGCATACAGCCAAGCATTGAgcatcacccaaaaaaaaaaaaaaaagtagagcaTCACTAGATTCTTGAAGAGGAACAAAAAACCACTTAGTTCTGCAGCAGGCCCTTGGCTTTGAAATACTCCACGGTTTGATCATAAATTGCTTCAATCCCGTACTTAAAGCTGAACCCTTCTTTGATAAGCTTCTCTGAAGATAAGGCCAACTTGGCCTTGGCGGGAAAATCTCCGAAACTGTAATTTCCAGATGACAAGAGAATGAGTCAAACAATACTTCACCACTACAGAGAGACTATTttaaaaccatatttttaaGTAGTTAAATAAACAGTATTAGTGCATTTCAATTCTTCAACAAGCtaatgaaatggaaaataaagaaaatagtagaagaaatggagaaaatggagacaGATTTTTCAGGTGGTTCTTAAACACCTACATCCACCACTAAGAAAAGCCCTGATAGGCACGTTATGCTCTCATTCCTTGATaatttttacaatacaaattacTCTATGTTCTAACAGTGCCCACCAAATCAAGTGGATTAGAAGCTTACTCAGTTGGGACTTTGTAGTGAGCATATCTTTTATTGAGAAACTGTGCAAGCTCAGGAACACTGGTATTGACACCACAGCATATGTATCGACCAGAAGCAGATTCTTTCTCAGCCAAAAATATTTGGGCCTGGCAAACATCCTCCACATGTGTGATAGATATTGAGCCTGACAGCATTTGCATACCTTTCATTGCATTTATGAGGAATTCATTGCCTGACAAAAATGTTAAAATGCCTTTGTTATACCAGTCTGCCAATTGAGCTATTGTGAAAGCAATTTTTCATTGTAGCCACATGGCCTAAAGGCAATCAAAATTGCAATTTATAGTGTACTTTGGCTTCCTGTTTATACCTGTAATTAGAGACATAGCTAGACCAACACTGCTGGGGACGTCCGGAGTGAGAGAAGCACCAGCCATAAGAGTAGGAATCACTGTGATGAGATCAATACCATTTTCTTCAGCAAATTTCCAAGCTGCTTTCTCGGCCAGTGTCTTGGAAGCAGGATAACcctgaaaattcaaaaataccCATCTTAAATCTTCTCTGTTTTCTTCCTCCCAACCCAGTTTAGAGTAAAACTTTGTTGATACAATTTGATGATTACCCAAGTAGGTGGCTTCTCAGTGCTCAAAAACTCAACGTCGGTCCAGTGGCTTTCGTCCATGACTAAACCAGTCCCATTGAGCTTGTTGATAGTTACAGCAGCTGCAGATGATGTCAAAACGACACGTTTAACAGTTTTTGCTCTCACACATGCTTTCAAAACATTATGTACCCCTTGGATTGCTGGCTTGATCATGTCATTCTATGCTTCAGAAAAAACAGAAGCAGCATTGTTGTTAAGAGTTCAGAAGCAGCAACATTATTGCCAAAATTAGGAACGTGGGTTCTGCAGTTTGGTACCTCTGGATCTTCTGAAGCAAAGTTAACAGGTGTTGCAAGATGGAACACAAGGTTACAACCTGCTATGGGAGCGTCAAAGCATCCTTCATCAGTTAGATCTGCTCCAAATATTTTTAGGTCCCCCAAATCTTGTAGTGCTATGAGGTGAGAGATCTTCTTCTCATTGTCTGcacatcaaaatacttttttgagaaacttcaacttttctgtttttttttttttttttttttcttctaacaaGTTCATGTTCATCCACTTTAAAGCCCAAGCATATAAATTTCTACAAATTGGGTcctagaaattttttcaattcgatctCTAAAACCCAgaaattttattagatttatatTAAAAACCAGATTTATATTAAAAATCTTTTGGGTTCATTTAGATTTATATTAAAAAccagaaattttattttaatacccCTTTCCGACAAAAATTTGGTTGGAATAATTTTCTTGCAATCCGATAAAACGGCTGGACCAAGAGAACGGAAAACgatctttctattttaaattcctttcattttctctgGTCAGTAGATTTAGAGGGTAAAATTGTCTAAATTTTTTTGAGGTTCaattttttggacaacactatcCTTATAAATacattaacccaaaaaaatagaaagaatttaaaatagaaatatcatttaatcttgaccgttgcttAAACTAACAATAACACTTTAATCCTAGAAGTCGGATTCCAACTTGgcaaaattagaagaaaaaatggtcaacaaattatataaaaataaaagagaaaagaaaaatgaaaagacgaACCTGGGTCCCTAACAGTGGTGTTGACGGCATAGCCCTTCTCCAGCAAGAGCTTGACCAGCAAAGAAGCGACGAAGCCGGTGCCGCCGACGACGCACGCAGTCTTCTTTCCGATATGCTGAGTGGCCATGGATggatgttgattttgtatgatACCTCTCTCGATCTCTCAATCTGAATTTTTTACGAAAAGTAGTTTTTGattaatcaaaacaaataatatttgaCGGTCAAGGCACACGTACCCAAAGGGGAAGGAAGTAAATAAGAGCTACTACTCCTAGTGTTGAGAGGCTGGGTTCTTAAATAGACGTTGCTTTCTATGGCTCTATCTAGCTACTTGAATGAGGAAGAAGGTAAGCACGTGAAGTTGTGCACCACCAACAACTCCAATCACGAGGGACTTCATGTGTCTCAGTCTTGAATTTCTGATCAATACATCAAATTCCGAAAATATAGGGGGATGGGAAGTTGTGTTCAAACGCGTACCCTTCGGCTGTGTTTGCCAATAGAATGGAAAAATGAAGTGGAACGGTATTGTAGATTGATAAGTGGGAAAAAAGTActaatgttttgtataaaaaagtgaaaaattttgttttgtagtgtttttttatttaaatagtaataaaaagtgattgatgtaatgtaaaaagtaaaaatgttggagttgattttaaaaagatttttttttaatttttgggtttggtccctttgccaaacacaaccgAATCAAGATTCCATCATGACCGGGATACACATCCACCCATTACAACAATGGTCCCGATCATGCCACCAAGgcaccaatttttttaaaaaaaaaaaaattaggaaaattttCATAAAGTCACTCGATTTGAAAAGATTATCTCAAATatcaaaacctttcaatttcACCTTCCCacaactttcaatttgatgcaatctactcCTCTGTCAGTTTTtggacgttaaaagtgataaaataacttttatacccatgtaacttttataaaattcaaattacccttaatttcaaattgaaatttaaaaaaaaaaaaaaatttaaaattgaagggtaatttggtctttttagtggtttccgttaagttttaacggcaaaaattgatcGAAAGGTGGTCaattacatcaaattgaaagtttaaaaattaaaattgaaagttttttaaatttgtagggATCTTCTGAAAATTCTTGATAATTCAAGAatcctaaataaagttattccaaaaaattaaaagaaaaagtgtgGCTGAAGCGAGTTAATTGTTGGTGACCCAATCATCTCTTTGAAGTGGTTCTGCCATACATAAGAGGTGGCTCGTGGTGGCCGAGAATAGCTCGATCACTTTTAGATCAGTCATTTGAGAGTAGCTGAATCATCCTTTTTAGTTATTGGTGATTCAGCTGCCCCAAACTATCTACTTAATTAggagtatattaatataatttttaatttttttttttcttgataaatgAAGCCCCAGACCGAGAAAATAGCccattaaaaagtaaaaaccgaAGTACCCTAAcgattaaaaattataataatttgtaCGACTTTTCCCAGGTGTTAGTTGGCCACCAACAGATTGTGTGCATCACGTGCAAGACTTGTTAGGTTGCACAAAAATGAGGAGCGTATGCATGCAATTGACCAAAAGTTTAAGGTTATTGGATGTAGCTAGGAAATCGATTTCTTTAATATTAACAAACTAAGAATTCCAATTTCTCTAATCTTAACTCTAAGTCTCTAACTATACAAAAATaacacctgaaaaaaaaaataaaaataaacaaataggtGGGTGGGTGGATGACCACCATCCCTTCTACCAGTAAAGGGGTGGGTGAGGGCAGAGTTCGGTCCCTCTCTACTTgccaattaacaaaaaaaacaagattgaGGTGAAGCCTTTTACCCATGAAGGGCGCGCGGTGAGTGGTCCCCCATCCACCAACCACTAGAATTCGGAATTACATTATGTTTTGGAGCCACGCACctatctccttctccttctccttcctTCCTCTTTTATTTcccttgtttttttccttttttttttttaatcatcgGTGACTGCAGGCACGGTGGAGAGTGGATCTGGAGAAGGGGAAATCGGCGGTGGATGTGGGTGATGATAGAATGGGGAAACGTTCTCAAACGGTAGCCCAAAAAGTCCAAATCGTGCAAATTACTGTGCACTTCATCGTGTACACAAGAACGTCTTTTTGCAGAGACAAAACCAGAGAGGATAAAATAAGGTTGCTTACGTGTAACATGAATCA
Coding sequences within it:
- the LOC132171233 gene encoding anthocyanidin reductase ((2S)-flavan-3-ol-forming)-like → MATQHIGKKTACVVGGTGFVASLLVKLLLEKGYAVNTTVRDPDNEKKISHLIALQDLGDLKIFGADLTDEGCFDAPIAGCNLVFHLATPVNFASEDPENDMIKPAIQGVHNVLKACVRAKTVKRVVLTSSAAAVTINKLNGTGLVMDESHWTDVEFLSTEKPPTWGYPASKTLAEKAAWKFAEENGIDLITVIPTLMAGASLTPDVPSSVGLAMSLITGNEFLINAMKGMQMLSGSISITHVEDVCQAQIFLAEKESASGRYICCGVNTSVPELAQFLNKRYAHYKVPTDFGDFPAKAKLALSSEKLIKEGFSFKYGIEAIYDQTVEYFKAKGLLQN
- the LOC132171232 gene encoding calcium/calmodulin-regulated receptor-like kinase 1, with translation MKGILLGLIFGFTIGWIVGVGAAFVLYSVFFCIKTQIESNSPIPSRGVDSTTAFSDSNVGQETPRTSEWSSLPQWLEGLKRNNVVSACGIPKCSYKDIQKATLDFTTSIGEGAFGPVYKAQMATGETVAVKILATNSRQGKNDFLSEVLLLGRLHHKNLVNLVGYGAERGQHMLLYLYMSNGSLASHLYSENQNPLSWDLRIQIALDVARGLEYLHYGAFPPVVHRDIKSSNILLDTSMRARIADFGLSREEMIKPCSSNVRGTLGYLDPEYVSTRTFTKKTDVYSFGVLLFEIISGRNPQQGLMEHVELAAMDMEGESGWEEIVDSQLDGNFDPQELDGVAAIAFKCVNHVSNLRPSMRDIVQALYQIIKMRRGRKHHKRISSATADEIHIEIAQLGIPDPSFVER